AAATACTAAATGCTCtctaattttaaaagttaggttttttttttttaagcaaagtTTGGTTGTCTTAAATAACTAAACATAAACATATGTTTGGTTCCACAACGAGACACTCTAGAATCTAGATCTAGAGTCATGTTTGGGATGGTCAAACATTTGGCCACAAATGAGATGTATGTTTCATTTTGAAtccaaatttcatttttgttttgtaaaagaaaaaatattaaaataacataaaatcgaaaaaaaaattattttagtttcaaactCAATTCAACCCAAAAGTTTAGTGAATATTTGTATTTTGAATGATTTTGAGTTTTATCCTCTAATAGTcctttatttttaagtttgatattttttctaaaatggtcttttaatttatttttctttttaaagttGTCATTTATATTACATTCTATTTGCACCCTTAGTTCTATGTCTCACCTTAACCACACCTTATCTAACATGCAACTTGTCTAAAATGAAAGCAATCAATATTGAGACAGTAACTCGTGATCTTATGGTAGTTAGTGCTTTGAAGTACAATCACATGGAATTCTGTGATTTGTAGAGAAATTTTTTTACATGTTGTCCTTACATTGCATAAAAGAGGGTCCGTTTTTTAGGATCACATGGTCGTGCTTATAGAAACATGTACAAGAAGGTCCACTCTTTATTTTTGATAAGTTTTATATATTATCGGTGTAAACTCACAAATGATCCTTACGAAAAgagtttattttagttttttaaagaatattattttatattttagttcTTGGAAATTATatattactttttgtttttggtcatTGTTTTGTTAGAGTGCCTACAAAATTGACTCTTATTAGAATTGATCCTTCTTATATATAAGTAACACATTTGATTTTATTCTCTAAAAATatggattaaaataaatattataaggATAATTTTAACATGAACAAATTTTTCAGAGACTAAATCAAAACATCAGAgactaaaacaaaattaagattatatatttacaagaaaaaaagagtaaattaaCAAGGACTTaacaaaaaaagtatatttatgGGGTGAAAAATCTATTTAAagctatattttattttagacttAACTACACAAGGGACCAAattaacctaaaataaacgtaagagaccaaattgatactttttaaacgtaagagaccaaattaaaacctaaaataaacataagagatcAAATATGTACTTaaacctttatttttttattttataagattacATGAAAGTAGCTAGAgtataagtcaaaaaaaaaatgaaagtagcTAGTCTAAAAAGTGTTAGTTCAATAATAAAAGTTTGACATTGCAATTTTAATTACATAATTTGTCTTGAATTTTAAGTGTGAGTGATTAAGTCTTATATCGACTATGAATAAGAAGAATGTTGGATGTGACTCATATATCTATCTaatgccttaagattttgggtggaTTTGTGGCGTCTCTCTCTTATGATCATGGAGCATTTGACCTGATATTTTTCTCTCACTCCCCCAAACTCCCCGACAAATGGTATCATAGATGTGGTTCGGCTTGGTATGGGAGGAGAGTGGATCCTAGTATTATATCAACTATAGGATGTGAGAATTTACATTTGGAGGAGATTGTAAAAGTggtgacccattaacctaaTCACTTAAAGTTTTGAATGAAGGTATAGTGTTTCCATCTCTTATGATCTTGGAGCATTTGACTTGATATTTCATCCACACTCGTTCGAACTCCTAACAATTTGAATATCacataaaatagtaataaaaCGGTCATTAACATTACTGataataattttctatttccttatttttaaaaaagaagaaagattgcaTGAAGGTCCACTTTGTTAGATTAAAAACAAACACACTTATAATCCCACAAGAGATCTAACCCCAATTTGGGAACACGCGCGGAAGAAGATACCTATACTGAGAAAAGTTTTAGGTAAGAATTCAACATCAAACTAGTACAATCTATAAAGTTATAGATTTTAATTACAAGCTTTCCATGAATTCTTATAATGTTTTTTGAGCCATATGATCTTTGGATTTGATTAATAACAACGAAAACCACACATATTAATAAACATTTTCTGTCTGTCTAATTCATTCgtcttatttttttgtcaggtagccTGACTAGAAATTCCACATGTTTAAGATGGATAAATGGATTGTCCGGAATTCGAACCCCGattcctacatataaaatgctgatatCCCTAttaactgagctaagctcacggatAGTTGATTCATCTTATATGTGTCTTTTTAAGCTAATGCACAATTCTTAAAAAGATAATTAGTTGTTAGGCATAAGAAGCCAAATACATCATTGTAATTTAAGgatgaaaatatttaatgtttgtaatttttttttcaccatcaatttaatctgattcgggggtcagttttgacatcaagtggtttcagtcccctcccgatcgtagttgcagGGGATTGAACCGTGATCCTCTctatcaagttcagcgccaatcatcactgaaccaactaacgattggttaatGTTTGTAACTTTATTTTACGCAATATTTGTACCTTAAGGAATACTAAAAGAccaaaagttattattatttttaaaaattgtgaaatctAAAAAAGAATCAAAgtgaaatctaaaaaaaaaactaaaagaccaaaagttattattatttttatttttttggtgtatATAAATTAGACATTTATAATGAGATAGAAGTAGCGGTATTTTGACTTAACAAAACTTTTAATTCCACAAGGATCGTTATTATTGTGGTACTCAACTCTCGTAgggtatatttttttttattttttttcaccaatAATATTAGATCCATTAGAACCGTCAAATTTAGTTTGAGAatcagttatgacatcaagtggttccatgCCCCTCCCAATATAGTCAACTTTCATAGGCTATATAATCAGTTGacttttctttaaaaattaaaatgtttaaaagTGTACAAACATGTATGTTTGtcgtatttttatttgaaaacatgtgttgaaataacatttttcttaggaatttcattcattttcacATGTATGAGATAAtttttagctttttcttaaatattttttttggtttttaactttctaattgtaaaaaaaaaagaaatttcgATAATCGAAAGTTCGACCGCGAGATAGCTAAATCCTAACGTTAGCTACCTGAGTTGAGTGCCACACCAATAAATGATGTCACATCAACATAATTTTGGAGGAAATTGAGAGGGGTACTACCAAATCTTGAAGGAGAAAACATAAGGAAgaaaattttcttaaaaaaaaaaatatggatgaATATTTGGGGTCCAAAAATTGCAATTAAACCTATTTATTTTCCGTACAACattttagtattaaaaaataataaattaaatgaagAGAGACGGGTGAAAATAAATCGACGTTTCAACTAGGCAGTTTATCTCTATGTTATGAAGGAAATGAACAAGAAGAAAACATAACTTGTAAATATAGCGATTTTGTTATAATGACGAAGGAAACATAAGCCTTAAATATAGGGATTATGTTTATGATCAAGATAGAAATGAAACTTGGTTTTTATGTGTTTGCTCCTCTCATGATTTATGTTTTATCTAAGTTGAcagttgattgaatttgttgTCAAACATGAGCTCCCAACAAGACTACAACCAAAGTCTTTGACAAGATGCACTACACTCTGCTTCACTTCACATGACAACGAAGAGCAAACCTCTTAACCCTATGGAGTATAAACAAAGTCAAGCTATTTGAAATACGGTTAAAAATTTACTTATCAGCAAACCTCTTAACCCTGGTATGATTTTTAGAATTGGAAATTTGGTCTAACTCAATTATATAAAACCTGCTTGTAACGTGATAATTGCATCTTCTTTATAAATACTAGTGGCCAGGCAAGCGCGGAACAACTTATGtccaattaaaaaatatatgtcatATGTTATGGTTactttgttaataaaagattttttacgCTAAAAATAAAAGTGTCTTATGTtacggtgagtttgttaataattttttttattgctactaaaaagaatcaagggtattgtttgtattatgaaaagttcacaccaaaattcatgtatcctatttatatatagtattgATATACTTagaccatctcacaaccgatgtgTGACTTCTTAAGAATAATTCTCATACATCTCCCACCATTGTTTTGGTTGCATATTGTTGAGATATAAAATGTGCGAGTTAAAGTTTTACAATGGATGAAATAGTACTTGAGAATATTGAGCACTATACAAATGAGACGATCATTAACTTAATGTTTTAATGTTTTGGATGAAGATGTGTTAATTAAAGTCACATGTGTGATTGCTCTTAGTCCAATGTGTTGATCCAATTCAGTGAGACTCTTTCTTGTAGCCAAACAATTTTAGAGTCACATTTGATGAGTCATATTGAGATATATCATGTGCAAGTCAAAGTCCCACGTTGAACAATTAATAAAGGAGATGACCTATTtgttagaatcagagatacacaaataggaaagagaaagagacggctagggtttcaatagaataccaatagcttaacattacaaaagtgttactagagaatatatataaaacctaatggactctaaactaacaggcccaataacataacctattattttattatctaacacctactctcaaactcattatgcatcaacaagaagcattatgagtttgtcaaacaaaatacgaaaataaaataaactaccaaataaaataaacttctaacatcacccctcaagctaaagcttactaagctttaagcttgttacaaattagccCTGACAACAAATCAACCCAATTAAGATCACGATCAACTAAGAGCAGCCATTTATCATCAAGGAGGGGAGAACCAAACCAAATTAATCCAACATCCAATCCAATGCAGTCCAAGCTAACCATAAACCAAATCAATCGAACAAACTCAAACTAAACCAATCATAAGAATCAATAGGGAgaaatgcaatgcaatcagaagaagtgcaatagggggagaagtgcaatgcaatcagaagagaagtgcaatagagagagaagtgcaatgcaatcagaagaagtgcaatagagggagaagtgcaatgcaatcagaagaagtgcaatagggagagaagtgcaatgcaatcagaagagaagtgcaatagggggagaagtgcaatgcaatcagaagaagtgcaatggGAGAAGTTcaatgcaatcagaagtgcaatagagagaagtgcaatgcaatcagaaaagaagtgcAATGTAATTAGAACCAATTCAAATCAAACATAACTAAACCAATACCAAATCAAATattccaacttttttttttttgacgttcATTCATCTCTTAGCAATTTGAACCACAAATTGAAACTCCAGTAAAATATCAGTAAATATCACTAATTCCAAAGTAGCTAACAAACCCATGAAGAACAAACATGTTCATGCTTTAACCAACTAGTAGAGATGTATGAATAAACAATTGTGTTTCCCCGAACCAACTATACACACAgtattctcaaattttttttttttggaactcGGCAGCGGAACAACAACATACCATCTAAGGAGGATCGAAataagctctgataccatgttagaatcagagatacacaaataggaaagagaaagagacggctagggtttcaatagaataccaatagcttaacattacaaaagtgttactagagaatatatataaaacctaatggactctaaactaacaggcccaataacataacctattattttattatctaacactatTAACTCATTTTCATAAGGTTCTGGGTAAAGATATGGTGTTAAAACAACTTTGTGATTTCTCTTAGCCGATGTTTATCCAACTCAATAGTCATATCACAGACCAGCagttcaaatatatatattttttttacatagacTTGCGCCGCTAAACCTTTTTGTATAGCCAAATtcaatctttgaaaaacaaCATTTATAGACTTAGACGCCACAACATTACAATGCATAATCTTTTGAACTTTTTTCAAAAGGTTTATAGTCTTTGGTGCTAGAAATCAAAAGTGTCGAACGCAGAGTTTAGTTAATAATTTATCCACTCTAAAATTCATAGTTAGCTATAGCTAGGAAAAGCCTAGTCCACTCCTTTTCCAAAGCAATTTGGACAAATGTTTTCTTCCCTTCCAACATTGTTGTCTACCTTATTGTACGCTGTCTATGTTTCTTTCTCTCTCCCTTGTGGTCCATCCTTTTTTGCATACCATACTATCATATCTTTACACTTCTCTTCTTTTCCTACTTCATCTTGTTCCACTATATATATAGCTTGTGTGTTTCTCAATCTTCTAAATATTTCTATACTTGTATTTTCAACTGAATAATTAACTATTGCACTTTGAAGAATACATATTTCACTAAGCTTTGTTGACTCTATACATTATTACACTAATTAAGGTAACTAGCTTAATTAAGAATATGTCTAGCAGAAGATCAAGGCAACAATCAGGAGGGTCTACAAGAATCTCTGATGATCAAATTATTGATCTTGTTTGCAAGTTGCGTCAACTCATTCCAGAAATTCGCAATAGGCGCTCCGACAAGGTACTATATATAGCTATTTCAAAAAACACACCGTTTGTAAGTTCCGCAAATATAGTTTACTTGAAGGGGTCAGGTTTCGAACCCTAAATTTCTTATTTCTTCATATTTAAAGTATGTGAGGTTAACCATTATTTgaacaaaagcaaaaaaattagAAAGTGTTCCTAATTAATGGACAAAGACATAGATTCATTATCTTAAATATTGTACGTACCTcttctaaaaatataaatttttcacaaaaaggATAAAATGATACACCCTTAGAAAATAGTTAGTGAAGGTTTTACGCTATGATTTGGAAAGAGAACAGTTGTGTGTCTATGGTACTATACCTAAGTTTTATCGAGATGATATTTTTTACATCTTATAACAAAAACGGTCAACTAGTTAATTTGGACTAATATGGACTCCAAAATGCACAATACATAAAAGTTACTAGTCATAACcgttgaataaaaaataataattattgagCAAGATATAAATAAGATGACTCGTACACTTAATTTCTTAAAGTTTTAGATGAAACATAAAGTCCTAATAGACATCTTATTCACTTCAATGTTGGCTTCCCCGAAAGTCCTAACAAACAtgttttttaaaaccaaaaaatatttaaaaaaaaaaaactattttttttggtcaagaaataaaacatatatttataggTGACCATGTGTGATGTTTTTTCCCTCGCATTATTCAACTAGAGTTACCTCgctttaattattttgatgcaAAATACGGAATGTGTAGGTAACCGATACTGACATAGTGGATGATACATGCAGGTACCAGCTTCTAAGGTCCTACAAGAAACTTGCAACTATATCAGAAACTTACAAAGAGAGGTTGATGATTTAAGCATGCGATTGTCTCAATTGTTGGCTACAATTGATGCTGATAGTGCTGAAGCTTCTATCATTAGGAGCCT
This genomic interval from Trifolium pratense cultivar HEN17-A07 linkage group LG6, ARS_RC_1.1, whole genome shotgun sequence contains the following:
- the LOC123890010 gene encoding transcription factor PRE6-like, which produces MSSRRSRQQSGGSTRISDDQIIDLVCKLRQLIPEIRNRRSDKVPASKVLQETCNYIRNLQREVDDLSMRLSQLLATIDADSAEASIIRSLLNQ